In the genome of bacterium, the window CAGCTCATCTGGATGGGGCCGGAGCCTGGAGAAGGTTTTGGCATATCACCCTCCCCTATCTTCGACCTATGGTCCTCTTTGTGCTGGTCATAAATACTATTAGATCCTTTCAGATATTCACTGAAATATTTACCCTGACCAGAGGCGGCCCCTTAAAGAGCACCTATACTATTGTCTACTACCTTTATGAAGCTGGTTTTCACCATTTTACCGCCGGCTATGCCTCAGCCATAGCCTATCTTCTGTTTCTCATTATTCTTGGCTTTTCGCTGCTTCAGATGAAGGCCTTCAGGCTTGGTAAGGGAATAGCGGATTAACTCGAATCACGAATCACTCAGGTAGCTGAGAGGTGTCCACCCCAGCGGAGCTTTGTTTTCAAGACCTGGTAAAAACTCCTGGCCTCGGGCTTGACTAAATAAATACACTCTTTGGCCTTTCCGGCGGTGATTCTGTCGCCTGACTTTAATGGATAGCCTGACTGGCCATCCTGGGTGAGCATCATCTCTCCTCGCGGTCCGGAGGAGACAACCAGGGATATCTCCTCATCAGGGCCAATGATGACAGGTCGCAGGGCCAGGGTATGAGGGCAAATAGGCGTGGCCATCAAGACCTCTAATCCGGGATTCAAGATTGGCCCACCAGCCGAGAGGGAGTAAGCCGTAGAGCCGGTGGGGGTGGCCAGGATCATCCCGTCGGCTTCAAAGTTGGCTACTAATTCATCAGCAATAAAGAGGGTAATGTTGATAGACCTGGCTAATGCCCCGCAGGTGATGACCACATCGTTTAAGGCCTTAAAGGCGGCGGCTTCAGTTCCTTCTCTCTCCACCTTCGCCTCCAGCATCATCCTGGGCTCCAGTTCAAAGCGGTGGGCTAAGATGGACTCGATGGCAGGAAAAAGTTCCTCCTGGGTTACTTCGGTTAGAAAACCCAGGCTGCCTAAATTCACCGCCAGAATAGGCACGCCTTCAGGCCAGGCCAGTTGGGCCGTGTGAAGAAGGGTGCCATCTCCGCCCAGGGCGATAAGTAGGTCGGCCTCAGCTCCCAAATTAGCTGAAACAGAAATGGCTTTCTTGGCCAGGTCTAAAGACGCCCCTGGTTCGATAAGGGCCTTAATGTCCTTCTTATCCAGCCAGTCAATCAATTTAGAGGCCACTACTGCCGCCCCTGGCCGGTAAGGATTGACTACCAAACCTATCTTCTTTATGGCGGATGGCGCACCCACTTTGTGGGTAGCCGGGATTGCGGATTGCGGATTGCGGATTGCGGATTGTTTCATCAGAAAAACTCCCTAATATGGATGCTGGATGCTCGATACTCGATACTCGATACTCGATGCTCGAGCCTCGAGTATCGAGTATCGAGTATAGAGCATCGAGGATGGCGTTACGCCTCCCCCAGGTAGGCCCTTTTGACCTGCTCATTATTAAGGAACCATTTTGCCTGGCCGGAAAGGGTAATTCGGCCTGTCTCCAGGACATATCCCCGGTTGGCTAATTTTAAGGCCATATGGGCGTTCTGCTCTACCAGGAAAATAGTCACGCCCTCTTTATTTATTTCTTCAAGAATAGTGAAAATCTGCTGAACCAGTTTGGGGGCCAGCCCCAGAGAAGGCTCATCCAGCAGGAGGAGTTTAGGCCTGGCCATCAATCCCCGGCCAATAGCCAGTATCTGCTGTTCTCCGCCGCTTAGGGTTCCGGCTATCTGTTTCCTTCGCTCCTTAAGGATAGGAAAGAGATTAAAGACCCTGTCCATATCAGCTTTAATCCGCCCTTTATCCTGATTGAGGTAAACGCCTATCTCCAGGTTTTCTATGACGGTCATATCGGAGAAAAGCCGGCGACCTTCGGGAACCTGGCAGATGCCAAGTTTCACAATCTCAGTCGTAGGCAGCCGGGTGATATCTTTACCCTGAAATTCGATCAGCCCGGTTCTTTTTTCTACTACCCCGCAAATAGTATTAAGGGTGGTCGACTTTCCGGCCCCGTTAGATCCAATCAGGGTAACGATCTCCCCTTCAGCTATTTGAAGAGATATCTCTCTCAAGACCTGACGATGACCGTAAAAAGCCGATACCAAATCGAGTTTGAGCATAAGTTTAATAGATAGTAACTATTCAGCCACACAGATTTAAACACTGATTTTTTGTAACCGTTCAGCCACCAAGGCACGAAGACACGAAGGGAAAAAAATATGTGTCTTAGAGAGCAGTAGAGCCATAGAGCAGCCGTTCTGGAACTTTCAGAAAAATCTCTAACTACTGCTCTGCTGCTCTACTGCTCTATTTTTGTGTCTTTGTGTCTTTGTGGCTGAACACTTACGACCTGTGAAATAGGTTTAAATAAAATGCAAGAAATTTCCCATAGACATAGATATTCAAGCTCTACTCCTACTAAAAACAGGTCGCTCCTACGGAGCTGCAAATATATGCTTTTGCGAAATACTACAAACAGATTGCTCCTACGGAGCTTTATTCAGGTTAGCTCCAGAGGAGCGACATGTTTGTAGAATATATCTCTCATAACAAATTAGCTCCAGAGGAGCGATCTGTTTATTCTCTTTCTTACCCTAATTGGGGGATATTTGTATAAACCTATTTCACAGGTCGAACACTTACAACTCATTCTATTTTATCCGTGCTAATCCGTGTTAATCAGTGGCTGAATAGTTACGTTAGAGATATCTCGAAAGAAAATCAAGGATTTTTGGGAAAAGAATCCGGGCTTCCCTAATAAAGTCTTTAATTCTATCATAAATAATATCTAAATATTCATGAGCTAAAATATTTCTTAATCTCGCAAAACTTGAAAGTTTTTTCGCCTCTTCTTCTTTAAATCCCATAAAAAATCCAAAATTTGATAAAGATTGTTCATAAGTTTTGGGTATTTCTTTTTTTTCTGAAGCCAGAATAATCTTGGCAATATCAATGGTAGCATTAACTATATTCTCAGTCCACCTTTCAATATTCCTCCTTTTTACCTTATCTTCTTGATATTCTCGAAAGGTTAGACTCTCGAATCCTTTAATTTCTTGAAACTCACTTTCTAAAAACTGTATTCTCTCCATCAAACGCACTTTATCCTCAGGAATTAAGGAGCTACTTCTTGAATAAATCCTCCAGTAATCTCTTACAAATTCATAAAAATCTTCGGCTTCAAGCGTTGCTGTTAAATATGTATCCAAGTACAAGTATCTATCTTTAATAACAAGCGGGATACCTGTTTTAAAGACATTAGAAATCAAAGTTGGAGGAACATTATTAAGCAATACTAAATCAATTTCTTTTTCCATAATTTTACATATTTCACTCCAAATTTTATCCTCCTCTTTTATATCTCTTAGATACACCCCGATATCTACATCCGAATCTTCCCCCGCAAATCCTTTAACTGAGGAGCCAAAAATAAAAGATAAAGCTACATTTTCATTTTCTTTAAAATACTTCTC includes:
- a CDS encoding NAD(+)/NADH kinase — protein: MKQSAIRNPQSAIPATHKVGAPSAIKKIGLVVNPYRPGAAVVASKLIDWLDKKDIKALIEPGASLDLAKKAISVSANLGAEADLLIALGGDGTLLHTAQLAWPEGVPILAVNLGSLGFLTEVTQEELFPAIESILAHRFELEPRMMLEAKVEREGTEAAAFKALNDVVITCGALARSINITLFIADELVANFEADGMILATPTGSTAYSLSAGGPILNPGLEVLMATPICPHTLALRPVIIGPDEEISLVVSSGPRGEMMLTQDGQSGYPLKSGDRITAGKAKECIYLVKPEARSFYQVLKTKLRWGGHLSAT
- a CDS encoding HepT-like ribonuclease domain-containing protein; this encodes MEKDKLERLEKYFKENENVALSFIFGSSVKGFAGEDSDVDIGVYLRDIKEEDKIWSEICKIMEKEIDLVLLNNVPPTLISNVFKTGIPLVIKDRYLYLDTYLTATLEAEDFYEFVRDYWRIYSRSSSLIPEDKVRLMERIQFLESEFQEIKGFESLTFREYQEDKVKRRNIERWTENIVNATIDIAKIILASEKKEIPKTYEQSLSNFGFFMGFKEEEAKKLSSFARLRNILAHEYLDIIYDRIKDFIREARILFPKILDFLSRYL
- a CDS encoding ABC transporter ATP-binding protein; this translates as MLKLDLVSAFYGHRQVLREISLQIAEGEIVTLIGSNGAGKSTTLNTICGVVEKRTGLIEFQGKDITRLPTTEIVKLGICQVPEGRRLFSDMTVIENLEIGVYLNQDKGRIKADMDRVFNLFPILKERRKQIAGTLSGGEQQILAIGRGLMARPKLLLLDEPSLGLAPKLVQQIFTILEEINKEGVTIFLVEQNAHMALKLANRGYVLETGRITLSGQAKWFLNNEQVKRAYLGEA